The following proteins are co-located in the Polymorphospora rubra genome:
- a CDS encoding NAD-dependent malic enzyme gives MATTRLPSAGFSITIRIGVTADASAIGRLTTCVGESGAIVTALDVVDSDPNTVVVDLTCDTADSAHADQVVKALVDLPGVDVRKVSDRTFLLHLGGKIEVSPKVALRTRDELSRAYTPGVARVCLAIAENPDDARRLTIKRNTVAVVTDGSAVLGLGNIGPAASLPVMEGKAALFKRFGGVDAWPVVLDTQDPDEIVAIVKAIAPAYGGINLEDIAAPRCFEIESRLRDLLDIPVFHDDQHGTAICVLAALTNALRVVGKRLADVRVVVSGAGAAGTAIMKLLLRQGVGDIIAYDRQGALHPGLPDLNPAWRWLAENTNRDGYAGDLRGAVRGADVFIGVSAPNLLTGDDIATMAPGSIVFALANPDPEVDPREARKHAAVVATGRSDQPNQINNVLAFPGVFRGMLDAHAEQFTEEMAIAAARAIADVVGEEKINPTVIVPSVFDARVAPAVAAAVRAAAQAPARPPAADPGPTDLPEKAAEAAAPTPPLAS, from the coding sequence GTGGCGACGACCCGCCTGCCCAGCGCCGGCTTCTCGATCACCATCCGGATCGGCGTGACCGCCGACGCCTCGGCGATCGGCCGGCTCACCACCTGCGTCGGTGAGTCGGGCGCCATCGTCACCGCGCTGGACGTCGTCGACTCCGACCCGAACACCGTCGTGGTCGACCTGACCTGCGACACCGCCGACTCGGCCCACGCCGACCAGGTCGTCAAGGCGCTGGTCGACCTGCCCGGGGTCGACGTACGCAAGGTGTCCGACCGGACGTTCCTGCTGCACCTCGGCGGCAAGATCGAGGTGTCGCCGAAGGTGGCGCTGCGCACCCGTGACGAACTGTCCCGGGCGTACACCCCCGGGGTCGCGCGGGTCTGCCTCGCCATCGCCGAGAACCCCGACGACGCGCGCCGGCTGACCATCAAGCGCAACACGGTCGCGGTCGTCACCGACGGATCCGCGGTCCTCGGACTGGGCAACATCGGCCCGGCCGCCTCTCTTCCCGTCATGGAGGGCAAGGCCGCCCTCTTCAAGCGGTTCGGCGGCGTCGACGCCTGGCCGGTCGTACTCGACACCCAGGACCCTGACGAGATCGTCGCCATCGTGAAGGCGATCGCACCCGCGTACGGCGGCATCAACCTGGAGGACATCGCCGCGCCGCGGTGCTTCGAGATCGAGTCCCGGCTGCGTGACCTGCTGGACATCCCGGTGTTCCACGACGACCAGCACGGCACCGCCATCTGCGTGCTGGCCGCCCTGACCAACGCGCTGCGCGTCGTCGGCAAGCGGCTGGCCGACGTCCGGGTCGTCGTCTCCGGTGCCGGCGCCGCCGGCACCGCGATCATGAAGCTGCTGCTGCGGCAGGGCGTCGGCGACATCATCGCGTACGACCGCCAGGGCGCCCTGCACCCCGGCCTGCCCGACCTCAACCCGGCCTGGCGGTGGCTGGCCGAGAACACCAACCGCGACGGGTACGCCGGCGACCTGCGCGGCGCCGTCCGTGGCGCCGACGTCTTCATCGGGGTGAGCGCCCCCAACCTGCTCACCGGCGACGACATCGCCACCATGGCGCCCGGCTCGATCGTCTTCGCGCTGGCCAACCCCGACCCCGAGGTCGACCCCCGGGAGGCGCGCAAGCACGCCGCCGTGGTCGCCACCGGCCGCTCCGACCAGCCCAACCAGATCAACAACGTGCTCGCCTTCCCCGGCGTGTTCCGCGGCATGCTCGACGCGCACGCGGAGCAGTTCACCGAGGAGATGGCGATCGCGGCGGCCCGGGCCATCGCGGACGTGGTCGGCGAAGAAAAGATCAACCCGACGGTGATCGTGCCGAGCGTGTTCGACGCCCGGGTCGCGCCGGCCGTGGCCGCCGCCGTGCGGGCCGCCGCCCAGGCCCCGGCGCGGCCGCCGGCCGCCGACCCCGGCCCGACCGACCTGCCCGAGAAGGCCGCCGAGGCCGCCGCCCCCACCCCTCCCCTGGCCAGCTGA
- the hflX gene encoding GTPase HflX translates to MRTYRADESAVTTPYDLDDEIEATTGELELEDRNALRRVAGLSTELTDVTEVEYRQLRLERVVLVGVWTDGSVTDAENSLTELAALAETAGSQVLEGLIQRRGRPDPATYIGRGKVGSLGDVVLSSGADTVICDGELSPSQLRNLEQQVKVKVIDRTALILDIFAQHAKSKEGKAQVELAQLEYLLPRLRGWGETLSRQSGGSARGGGAGGGVGLRGPGETKLETDRRRIRTRIARLRRDIKGMRTVRQTKRARRSRNEVPAVAIAGYTNAGKSSLLNRLTGAGVLVEDALFATLDPTTRRAYASDGRVYTLSDTVGFVRHLPHQIVEAFRSTLEEVADADLVVHVVDGAHPDPEEQVRAVREVLAEVGADRLPELLVVNKTDAADEETLLRLKREWPDAVFVSAHANRGIDELRSVIESRLPRPAVEVRAVLPYDRGDLVARVHRRGEVLGTSHLPEGTLLHVRVDEALAAELEPFSADGSR, encoded by the coding sequence TTGCGTACATACCGGGCCGACGAGTCGGCCGTCACCACCCCGTACGACCTCGACGACGAGATCGAGGCCACGACGGGTGAACTCGAGCTGGAGGACCGTAACGCGCTGCGCCGCGTCGCCGGCCTGTCCACCGAGCTCACCGACGTCACCGAGGTCGAATACCGGCAACTCCGGCTGGAGCGGGTCGTCCTGGTCGGGGTCTGGACCGATGGATCGGTCACCGACGCGGAGAACTCCCTCACCGAACTGGCCGCCCTCGCCGAGACCGCCGGCTCCCAGGTCCTGGAGGGTCTCATCCAGCGTCGGGGCCGGCCGGATCCGGCCACCTACATCGGCCGGGGCAAGGTCGGCAGCCTGGGTGACGTCGTCCTGTCCAGCGGCGCCGACACGGTCATCTGCGACGGGGAACTCTCCCCGTCCCAACTCCGCAACCTGGAGCAGCAGGTCAAGGTCAAGGTCATCGACCGTACGGCGCTGATCCTCGACATCTTCGCGCAGCACGCGAAGAGCAAGGAGGGTAAGGCGCAGGTCGAGCTGGCCCAGCTCGAATACCTGCTGCCCCGGCTGCGCGGTTGGGGTGAGACGCTGTCCCGGCAGAGCGGCGGTAGCGCCCGCGGCGGCGGTGCCGGCGGCGGCGTCGGCCTGCGCGGTCCCGGTGAGACCAAGCTCGAGACCGACCGTCGACGGATCCGCACCCGCATCGCCCGGCTCCGGCGCGACATCAAGGGCATGCGCACCGTACGCCAGACCAAGCGGGCCCGGCGGTCGCGCAACGAGGTGCCGGCGGTGGCCATCGCCGGCTACACCAACGCCGGCAAGTCCAGCCTGCTCAACCGGCTGACCGGCGCCGGTGTGCTGGTCGAGGACGCGTTGTTCGCCACCCTGGACCCGACCACCCGCCGGGCCTACGCCAGCGACGGGCGGGTCTACACGCTGTCGGACACGGTCGGCTTCGTCCGGCACCTGCCGCACCAGATCGTCGAGGCGTTCCGGTCGACGTTGGAGGAGGTCGCCGACGCCGACCTGGTCGTACACGTCGTCGACGGGGCGCATCCCGACCCGGAGGAGCAGGTCCGCGCCGTACGGGAGGTGCTCGCCGAGGTCGGTGCCGACCGGCTGCCCGAGCTGCTGGTCGTCAACAAGACCGACGCCGCCGACGAGGAGACCCTGCTGCGGCTCAAGCGGGAGTGGCCGGACGCCGTCTTCGTCTCCGCCCACGCCAACCGGGGCATCGACGAGCTGCGTTCGGTGATCGAGAGCCGGCTGCCGCGGCCGGCGGTCGAGGTCCGGGCGGTGCTGCCGTACGACCGGGGTGACCTGGTCGCCCGGGTCCACCGCCGGGGCGAGGTGCTCGGCACCTCCCACCTGCCGGAGGGCACCCTGCTGCACGTACGTGTCGACGAGGCGCTCGCGGCCGAGTTGGAGCCCTTCAGCGCGGACGGATCGCGTTGA